The window AcaccatccatccatccaaccaCTCTGTCCCATCcatcctccctctcctccatgGCCCCAAGGTCCCCACGAGCCCACCCCAGCGAGCCCCACTCCTTCACGGCAGCTCCTCACTGTGCCCCATTGCCATCTCTTCCAGATGACGTCAGCCACGAAGGTGTACTACAGCCAGACCACGCAGACCGACAGCCGCCCCCTCATCGGCTCGGGCCTGCGCAAGCGCCGGGTGATGACCAAGGATGGCCGGAGCAACGTGCGGATGGAGCACATTGCTGACAAGCGCTTCCTGTACCTCAAGGACCTGTGGACGACCTTCATTGACATGCAGTGGCGGTACAAGCTGGTGCTCTTCTCCGCCACCTTTGCCGGCACCTGGTTTGCCTTTGGCGTCATCTGGTACCTGGTGGCCGTGATGCACGGGGACCTGCTGGAGTTCGACCCACCGGCCAACCACACGCCGTGCGTCATGCAGGTGCACACGCTCACTGGtgccttcctcttctcccttGAGTCCCAGACCACCATCGGCTATGGCTTCCGCTACATCAGCGAGGAGTGTCCGTTTGCTATCGTCCTGCTCATCACCCAGCTGGTCCTCACCACCATCATGGAGATCTTCATCACCGGCACCTTCCTGGCCAAGATCGCCCGGCCCAAGAAGCGAGCGGAGACCATCAAGTTCAGCCAAAACGCTGTGGTGGCCCAGCACAACGGCAAGACCTGCCTCATGATCCGCGTGGCCAACATGCGCAAGAGCCTCCTCATCGGCTGCCAGGTGACAGGCAAACTCCTCCAGACCCACCTCACCAAGGAGGGTGAGAACATCCGGCTCAACCAGGTCAACGTGGACTTCCAGGTGGACACATCCTCCGACAGCCCCTTCCTCATCCTGCCCCTCACCTTCTACCACGTGGTGGATGATGCCAGCCCCTTCCGGGACATGGCCCTGCGGACGGGCGAAGGTGACTTCGAGCTCGTGGTGATCCTCAGCGGCACCGTGGAGTCCACCAGCGCTACATGCCAGGTGCGCACGTCCTACCTGCCCGAGGAGATC of the Apteryx mantelli isolate bAptMan1 chromosome 31, bAptMan1.hap1, whole genome shotgun sequence genome contains:
- the KCNJ10 gene encoding ATP-sensitive inward rectifier potassium channel 10; its protein translation is MDRRMDMTSATKVYYSQTTQTDSRPLIGSGLRKRRVMTKDGRSNVRMEHIADKRFLYLKDLWTTFIDMQWRYKLVLFSATFAGTWFAFGVIWYLVAVMHGDLLEFDPPANHTPCVMQVHTLTGAFLFSLESQTTIGYGFRYISEECPFAIVLLITQLVLTTIMEIFITGTFLAKIARPKKRAETIKFSQNAVVAQHNGKTCLMIRVANMRKSLLIGCQVTGKLLQTHLTKEGENIRLNQVNVDFQVDTSSDSPFLILPLTFYHVVDDASPFRDMALRTGEGDFELVVILSGTVESTSATCQVRTSYLPEEILWGYEFTPAISLSASGKYVADFSLFDQVVKVSAPCCVHETVRFGDPEKIKLEESLREAEEREGAPLSVRISNV